AGCTGCGGCGCGGCTAGCGGCCCGCGGCTGCGCCCCTCCCGACCACGCCAACGCGCAAACGGACGGTCACGACCCGGCGGCGTAGATCTCCGTCAGGCGTGCGGTGATGCTTTCCCAGCTGAAGTTCTCTTCCATGTGGCGGCGGGCCCGTTCGGCCCGGCGGCGGCAGGCGGCCGTGTCGGCGGCGTCGGCGAGCACCGCCGCGGCGAAGCTGCGATCGCAGCCGGTGATGGTGAGCACGTCGTCCGCGGCCGTGGCGATGCCTTCGGCGCCGACCGGCGTCGTGACCACCGGCACGCCGCGGGCCATGGCTTCGAGCACCTTGATCTTGATGCCGCCGCCCTCGGGCAGGGGAGCGAGGAAGAGGCGGGCGGTGCGGAAGTGGGGCGTCAGGTCGTCGACGTAGCCGAGGGCCTCGACCCCGGCGACCGGACCCCGCGTCGCCAGGTAGCGGTCGGATCCGCGCCCGGCCAGGACGAGCACGGCGTCGGGCCGGGCGGCCCGCACCCGCATCCACACCTCGTCGAGCAGGAAGTCGGCCGCCAGCACGTTGGGACGATGGCCGAACGACCCGACGAAGAGGTGGGTCTCCCGCCCGTCCCGGCTGCCCGGCGCCCAATCGACCCGGATGGCCTCGAGATCCATGCCGAGGGGCACCGTGAGGAGCCGTTGCCCGCCCATGGCCTCGTAGAGGGCGCGGTCTTCCGGGGTGACGCACAGGGTGGCGTCGGCCCAGTTCGAGGCGTCCACCTGCAGGCGGCGCCAGCGGGCGGCCTCGTCGCGGGCGAGGGCCCGGGTCACAGGGTCGGTCGCCCGCGCGGCCCGGCGCTCGCGGGGCACGCTGCCCAGTTCGTGGCTGTTGAGGATCAGGCGCGGCGCCGCGCGGCCGTCCGCGTCGCGCCGGCGTCGCATTTCCCGCACCAGGAGCGCCAGCTGCAGGTACTCGACCTGGATCGCATCGGGTTCGAACTCGGCCACCGCCGCCGCCAGCGATGCCCCGAGAAGGCGGGGAGAGTATTTCTCGACATACAAGGGATAACCTGATGAGAGGGATCGGGTCAGGGATGCGATGCGCCGCCCCGCGAGGCGCACCCTGGCCAGGCCCCGGGCGGTGGCGTCGAGGAACGGCAGGCCCCGCACCGCGACGCCGAGGGCGCGCACCTCGTCCAGGAGGTCCTCCTCGCCGGGTCGCACCAGCGCCACCACCATGACTTCGTGGCGCCGGGCCAGCCAGGTGACGAGATCGCGCACCGCGGTGCCGCCGCCGTGCCCGACCCGGCGATGGGGCAGGTACGGGGTGAGCACGAGGACCTTCACGGGTCTGGAATCTCCGGTTGGGGGCGGGCGACTAGTAGGAGACGTAGCCGCGGGCGATGGAGAACTCTTCCTTCTTGCGCTCGAGCTCGATCTCCCATTCGGTCGAGCCTTCTTCGACGTTCGGCTTGTTCTTCAGCACGAAGGCGGTGGCCTGCTCGTCGATCTCGTCCTCGATCTTCAGGTCGCGGATGATCAGGCCCTCGACCAGGTGGACGAAGTCGTTCTCGCCGATCTCGAGGTCCACCAGTTCCTCGTCGAGCAGGCGCTCGCAGATCTCGCGGGCGATGACGGCGATGCGTTCCTCGGTCAGTCGCATGTCTTCGGTGGCCTTTCGGGCACGTCCGGCGGGACCCGGACAAACGGGGCCTAGAGGGTGAAGCCCTTCTTGCGGGCGAGTTCGCGTTTCAGCTTCATGCGCAGGGCGCCCACGTCCATGTCCATGGCCGAGATCTCGTTCTTGTTCTGGTCGACGAGCCGCTCCACCTCGGCGTCGATGTCGTCCTCGGCGCGCATGTTCTCGAACACCACGTCGTCGATGCAACGCGTCACCAGGTCGACGTCGTGGCTCGGGTGGATGTTCGGATGCTCCTGCATCATCTGCAGCAGCTTGTCCGAGAGGTATTCGATCTTGTTCTTGCTCAGCCTCACGGGGGCCTCCGGCGGAAACGGCGCGGATCGGGGCCGCGCCGTCGGCGTCTGTTGCGGATCGGGCTTGTTGCCGGTTATTGAAAGCCTTTTCTAAGGGGTTGGCAAGAAAAAACGGGTCCCGTATCTTGGTCGGCGTCCCGGTCCGCCGGCCGGTGTCGCGCCGCGTGCCCGGGGCCGCGCGCCGGGCCGGATCCTCTTGGAACCAACGGGGCCGTTTCTCGTATCACTCGCGGTTGTTTCGCCGGTTTCGCGGCCGGTTCCATCCGCTGGCGCCGGGGCGCCAGGTCCGAAAGGTCATCATGTCCGATTACCAATCTCTCGACAAGGTGCGCGCCGAGGAACTGTCCGGGCGCCTGGCGGCGGTGCTCGCCGAGACCGGCAAGGTCATCGTGGGCCAGGACGCCATGATGGAGGGGCTCCTGCTGGGCCTCGTCACCGGCGGCCACATCCTGCTCGAAGGCGTGCCCGGCCTGGCCAAGACCCTCGCCGTCAGCACGCTGGCCCGCACGGTCGACGCCGAATTCAAGCGCATCCAGTTCACGCCGGACCTGCTGCCGGCCGACATCACCGGCACCACGATCTACAACCGCGAGACGGGGGAGTTCACCGTCAAGCGCGGGCCGGTCTTCGCCAACATCATCCTGGCCGACGAGATCAACCGCGCGCCGGCCAAGGTCCAGAGCGCGCTGCTCGAGGCCATGCAGGAACGTCAGGTCACCATCGGCGGCGAGACTTTCCCCATGGCCGATCCGTTCCTCGTCCTCGCGACGCAGAACCCCATCGAGCAGGAGGGCACGTATCCCCTGCCCGAGGCCCAGGTCGACCGCTTCCTGCTGAAGCTGAACATCGGCTACCCGACCAAGGACGAGGAGCGCGTCATCCTCGACCGCATGGCGGGCCGCGCCCTGCCGTCCGTCGACCGCGTGCTCGACCCGGCGGCCATCGCCGAGATGCGGCAGGCCGTGAACACGGTCTTCATCGACGACAAGATCAAGGACTACATCCTGGACATCGTCTTCGCCTCCCGCGACCCCGAGGCGGCCGGCCTCGACCTCGCGCCGCTGATCTCGTGGGGCGCCTCGCCGCGGGCCACCCTGGCCCTGACGCAGCTGGCGCGGGCCCGGGCGCTGCTCAAGGGGCGCGCCTTCGTGATCCCCGAGGATGTCAAGGCCGTCGGCCACGACGTGCTGCGC
This window of the bacterium genome carries:
- a CDS encoding glycosyltransferase; this encodes MKVLVLTPYLPHRRVGHGGGTAVRDLVTWLARRHEVMVVALVRPGEEDLLDEVRALGVAVRGLPFLDATARGLARVRLAGRRIASLTRSLSSGYPLYVEKYSPRLLGASLAAAVAEFEPDAIQVEYLQLALLVREMRRRRDADGRAAPRLILNSHELGSVPRERRAARATDPVTRALARDEAARWRRLQVDASNWADATLCVTPEDRALYEAMGGQRLLTVPLGMDLEAIRVDWAPGSRDGRETHLFVGSFGHRPNVLAADFLLDEVWMRVRAARPDAVLVLAGRGSDRYLATRGPVAGVEALGYVDDLTPHFRTARLFLAPLPEGGGIKIKVLEAMARGVPVVTTPVGAEGIATAADDVLTITGCDRSFAAAVLADAADTAACRRRAERARRHMEENFSWESITARLTEIYAAGS
- a CDS encoding DUF507 family protein, whose amino-acid sequence is MRLTEERIAVIAREICERLLDEELVDLEIGENDFVHLVEGLIIRDLKIEDEIDEQATAFVLKNKPNVEEGSTEWEIELERKKEEFSIARGYVSY
- a CDS encoding DUF507 family protein; amino-acid sequence: MRLSKNKIEYLSDKLLQMMQEHPNIHPSHDVDLVTRCIDDVVFENMRAEDDIDAEVERLVDQNKNEISAMDMDVGALRMKLKRELARKKGFTL
- a CDS encoding AAA family ATPase — translated: MSDYQSLDKVRAEELSGRLAAVLAETGKVIVGQDAMMEGLLLGLVTGGHILLEGVPGLAKTLAVSTLARTVDAEFKRIQFTPDLLPADITGTTIYNRETGEFTVKRGPVFANIILADEINRAPAKVQSALLEAMQERQVTIGGETFPMADPFLVLATQNPIEQEGTYPLPEAQVDRFLLKLNIGYPTKDEERVILDRMAGRALPSVDRVLDPAAIAEMRQAVNTVFIDDKIKDYILDIVFASRDPEAAGLDLAPLISWGASPRATLALTQLARARALLKGRAFVIPEDVKAVGHDVLRHRILVTYEAEAENLKSDDIVSALLDNIEVP